One genomic window of Monodelphis domestica isolate mMonDom1 chromosome 1, mMonDom1.pri, whole genome shotgun sequence includes the following:
- the LOC130457302 gene encoding LOW QUALITY PROTEIN: zinc finger BED domain-containing protein 5-like (The sequence of the model RefSeq protein was modified relative to this genomic sequence to represent the inferred CDS: inserted 4 bases in 2 codons; deleted 2 bases in 2 codons; substituted 2 bases at 2 genomic stop codons) yields the protein MAAIQTLTYIRNIIKFMTPKKAAQILVIENNLEQLIRKMCEEYLKGQAQDGNGKETTVLMWSRDNQGLEAEEDGMEEEEYGEEGMVVEMDVEWHPSGPGRRSSSLVSSSSGGSTGLLGYHHRPNSLGSQGQRGSRRKGDAGTGVGIAGPRVRNMHQNCISVVQWIYGIHESPIEVNEMWIPPQKPLLHTNHLMTMDRVDKNIRKRKYTEVFLQYGFTSIITAGIEKPQCVICCEVLSAESMKPNKLKRHFDSKHPSFASKDINYFRSKVDGLKKSRFDTDGQYHKHNVAAVEASYLVALRITRAMKPHTIAEDLLLPAAKGIVXEMIGNEYIQKLNATSLSNDTVCRRIEDMSADILDQVIKEIKSAPLPILSIQLDESIDMTNYAQLLVYMRYINDGDFKDEFLFCKPLETTTTAHDVFDAVGSFLKVHNISWEKVCGVCTDGAPAMLGCRSGFQHLVQNEXPKAIGTHCMIHHQILATKTLPQDLQEIMKSAITXVNFIKSSTLNSRLFWQLCNELDVPNNALLFHTEVRWLSRGXVLKRVFELRDELKIFFNQKARPQFEALFSDKTELQKIAYLVDIFVILKDLNLSLQGPNAMCLDLSKKIRSFQIKLQLWKNKLDKNEIYMFPTLSAFFEEHDIEPDKKIVMITSVKEHLYMLADEISSYFPNLLDNPFAFARSPFTVKVEDVAWRLAEALPGPLLQEAIRNGQLDVLAHQGRELRISPQFQDFWPMHQPCNTKASTNVPLT from the exons ATGTGGAGCAGGGACAACCAAGGATTAGAGGCTGAGGAGGACGGGATGGAGGAAGAAGAGTACGGAGAGGAGGGCATGGTGGTGGAGATGGATGTGGAGTGGCATCCTTCTGGGCCGGGCAGGAGGTCCTCATCCTTGGTGTCCTCCAGTAGCGGGGGCAGCACAGGCTTGTTAGGGTATCATCACCGCCCCAACAGTCTGGGCAGCCAGGGGCAGAGGGGCAGCAGGAGAAAGGGAGATGCTGGCACTGGAGTGGGCATAGCTGGCCCAA GAGTTAGAAACATGCACCAGAACTGCATTTCTGTCGTACAGTGGATCTACGGAATTCATGAGTCTCCCATTGAAGTAAATGAGATGTGGATTCCCCCTCAGAAACCACTACTTCACA caaACCATCTCATGACAATGGATCGTGTAGACAAGAATATTAGGAAAAGAAAGTACACTGAGGTTTTCTTGCAGTATGGTTTTACCTCAATAATTACAGCAGGAATTGAGAAGCCACAATGTGTTATTTGTTGTGAAGTTCTCTCCGCTGAATCTATGAAGCCGAACAAACTAAAACGCCATTTTGATAGCAAGCATCCAAGCTTTGCTAGCAAGGATATCAACTATTTTAGAAGCAAAGTTGATGGactcaagaaatctagatttgaCACTGATGGCCAATACCACAAACACAATGTAGCAGCTGTTGAAGCGTCATATTTGGTGGCACTCAGAATCACCAGAGCTATGAAACCTCACACCATTGCTGAGGATTTACTGTTGCCAGCTGCAAAAGGCATAGTTTGAGAAATGATTGGAAATGAATACATTCAGAAATTGAATGCAACTTCCTTATCTAACGACACTGTCTGCAGAAGAATAGAGGACATGTCTGCCGATATTCTTGATCAGGTGATCAAGGAAATTAAATCTGCACCACTACCAATATTAAGTATCCAGCTTGATGAATCTATAGATATGACAAACTATGCCCAGTTATTGGTTTACATGAGGTATATTAATGATGGCGACTTTAAAGATGAGTTTCTTTTTTGCAAACCGCTTGAAACAACAACAACTGCACATGATGTTTTTGATGCAGTTGGTTCTTTTCTAAAAGTGCATAACATCTCCTGGGAAAAGGTTTGCGGTGTTTGCACAGATGGTGCTCCTGCTATGCTAGGATGTCGCTCAGGATTTCAACATTTGGTACAAAATGAATAGCCAAAAGCAATCGGAACACACTGTATGATACATCACCAAATATTAGCGACTAAGACACTGCCGCAAGATttacaagaaataatgaaaagcgCCATAAC TGTCAATTTTATTAAGTCAAGCACCTTAAACAGTCGGCTGTTTTGGCAACTGTGCAATGAGCTAGATGTGCCAAACAATGCTCTGTTATTTCACACTGAAGTCAGATGGTTGTCAAGAGG AGTTTTAAAACGTGTCTTTGAGCTTCGTGatgaactgaaaatattttttaatcagaaaGCAAGACCGCAATTTGAAGCACTGTTTAGCGATAAAACTGAGCTGCAGAAAATAGCTTACTTGGTGGACATCTTTGTCATCTTGAaagacttaaatttatcactgcAAGGACCAAATGCAATGTGCCTTGATTTGTCC AAAAAAATTAGATCATTCCAAATAAAACTTCagctttggaaaaataaattggataaaaatgaaatttacatGTTTCCTACATTATCTGCCTTCTTTGAGGAACATGACATTGAGCCAGACAAAAAAATTGTGATGATA ACTTCTGTGAAAGAACATTTGTACATGCTTGCAGATGAAATTTCATCATACTTTCCTAATCTACTTGACAACCCATTTGCATTTGCCAGAAGTCCATTCACAGTGAAAGTTGAAGATGTt GCTTGGAGACTGGCAGAAGCTCTTCCAGGGCCCCTCCTCCAAGAGGCTATCAGAAATGGCCAGTTGGATGTCCTTGCCCACCaagggagggaactgaggatcTCTCCACAGTTCCAGGATTTCTGGCCAATGCACCAACCTTGTAATACAAAGGCAAGCACGAATGTCCCCctcacttaa